From a single Bacillus pumilus genomic region:
- a CDS encoding metal ABC transporter solute-binding protein, Zn/Mn family — MKKIFYILTAALFAIGLAACSSSAGTNASKGKTDGKLTIYTTIFPIQDFTEKIGGSHVHAQSVYPANADAHSFEPSSKTMVEMAEGDAFIYSGTGAEAFADKTASTLKDQGVKTVKAAEGIKLLSTKEEHAHEEGEDHDHDHEGEDHDHDGHDHGDKDPHAWLDPVHAQQMAKNIKDTLVSLDPDHKDEYTKNYEKLKKDLQSLDQEFKTTLSKAKHKEILVSHAAYGYWEKRYGIEQISVLGLSASEEPSQKQLENIVQKAEKHHIQYVIFENNVSSKVSDTIRSEIGAKSLTLKNLESVTEDDAKNGESYVSLMKQNLKTLKTALND; from the coding sequence ATGAAAAAAATCTTTTATATTTTAACAGCTGCTTTATTTGCGATCGGTCTTGCCGCTTGCTCAAGCAGTGCGGGGACAAATGCTTCAAAAGGAAAGACAGACGGGAAACTAACCATTTACACTACGATCTTCCCGATTCAAGATTTCACTGAAAAAATTGGTGGCTCTCACGTTCATGCACAAAGTGTGTACCCAGCTAATGCAGATGCACATAGCTTTGAACCAAGTTCAAAAACAATGGTTGAAATGGCTGAAGGTGATGCTTTCATCTACAGCGGTACAGGAGCTGAAGCATTCGCTGATAAAACCGCTTCTACGTTAAAAGACCAAGGCGTGAAAACAGTCAAAGCAGCCGAAGGCATCAAATTGTTATCGACAAAAGAAGAGCATGCACATGAAGAAGGCGAAGACCATGACCATGATCATGAAGGAGAAGACCATGACCATGATGGACACGACCATGGAGATAAAGATCCTCACGCATGGTTAGATCCGGTTCATGCGCAGCAAATGGCAAAAAACATCAAAGACACACTCGTTTCATTAGATCCAGATCATAAAGACGAATACACAAAAAACTATGAAAAACTCAAAAAAGATTTACAATCGCTAGATCAAGAATTCAAAACAACGTTATCCAAAGCAAAACATAAAGAAATCCTTGTTTCTCATGCAGCTTACGGCTATTGGGAAAAACGCTATGGCATTGAACAAATCAGTGTATTAGGATTATCCGCATCTGAAGAGCCTTCACAAAAGCAGCTCGAAAACATTGTACAAAAAGCGGAAAAGCACCACATTCAATATGTCATTTTCGAAAACAACGTCAGCAGTAAAGTATCAGATACGATTCGTAGTGAAATTGGAGCAAAAAGTCTGACCCTTAAAAACCTAGAATCCGTTACTGAAGATGATGCCAAAAATGGCGAAAGCTACGTCAGCTTAATGAAACAAAATTTAAAGACCTTAAAAACCGCTTTAAATGATTAA
- a CDS encoding type B 50S ribosomal protein L31, which yields MKRDIHPTSHEVVFMDVNSGYRFLSRSTKTSNETVEWEDGKTYPVIKVETSSDTHPFYTGRQKFGEKGGRAELFKKKYQM from the coding sequence TTGAAAAGAGATATTCATCCAACCTCACATGAAGTTGTATTTATGGACGTAAACAGCGGTTATCGCTTCTTGAGTAGATCGACGAAAACATCAAATGAGACAGTAGAATGGGAAGATGGCAAAACGTATCCGGTCATTAAAGTAGAAACAAGCTCTGATACGCATCCTTTTTATACTGGACGCCAAAAATTCGGAGAAAAAGGCGGAAGAGCCGAGTTGTTTAAGAAAAAGTATCAAATGTAA
- a CDS encoding cytochrome ubiquinol oxidase subunit I, producing the protein MTDLVLARSLFGTTMGFHIIYASLGVGIPLMILLAELIFQKTKDPHYAVMAKRWTKAQAVLLGVAIPTGTIAGTQLALLWPGFMEVIGKVMSLPFQIEIYAFFIEALFMSIYVYAADRLSPAMRIITVIFVVIGAAASAILITNVHAFEGTPAGFQMVNGEITNIEPWKAFFNPSFVVTATHVVLSAFTTGAFVIASVAAFKMLKTRKNEKLYTFHRKALFLGLIVGGLFSFLTALNGHESAQLLYEYQPEKLAGAEGLFETQSHAPLAIGGFTDADAQEIKGAIEIPWALSFLAGNSFDTVVKGLNDFPRDEWPPLFIHTLFNGMVIIGSVLILFAVLALLYRKILKREHYPKWLLFLYLFGGPLSLLAIEFGWIFACTGRQPWVIYRMLKTSEVVTSSGSIGTLFILFSIVYLILGIATVIVLTYYFRKHSIEDDLRLTES; encoded by the coding sequence TTGACTGATCTCGTTTTAGCTAGAAGCCTTTTCGGCACAACCATGGGCTTTCATATTATTTATGCCTCGCTTGGCGTCGGCATCCCGCTAATGATTTTGTTAGCTGAACTCATCTTTCAAAAAACGAAGGACCCTCACTATGCTGTCATGGCCAAACGGTGGACGAAAGCGCAGGCTGTCCTGTTAGGTGTCGCCATTCCAACAGGCACAATTGCTGGTACTCAGCTCGCTCTTTTATGGCCGGGTTTTATGGAGGTCATCGGTAAGGTCATGTCACTGCCATTTCAGATTGAAATCTATGCGTTCTTTATTGAAGCATTATTTATGTCTATTTATGTGTACGCAGCGGATCGCCTATCACCTGCTATGCGCATCATTACCGTCATTTTTGTCGTCATTGGCGCAGCCGCTTCAGCGATTCTGATCACAAATGTACATGCATTTGAAGGTACACCTGCTGGCTTTCAAATGGTCAATGGAGAAATTACGAATATCGAACCTTGGAAGGCCTTTTTCAATCCAAGCTTTGTCGTAACTGCGACACATGTCGTGTTATCTGCTTTTACAACAGGTGCTTTTGTGATTGCCTCGGTGGCCGCTTTTAAGATGCTCAAAACAAGAAAGAACGAGAAGCTCTACACTTTTCATCGAAAAGCCCTTTTTCTTGGATTGATTGTAGGTGGACTATTCTCCTTTCTTACGGCCTTAAATGGTCACGAGTCTGCTCAGCTTCTGTATGAATATCAGCCTGAAAAGTTAGCTGGTGCTGAAGGTTTATTTGAAACACAATCTCATGCACCTCTTGCAATAGGAGGTTTTACTGATGCTGATGCACAGGAAATTAAAGGAGCGATTGAGATCCCTTGGGCGCTTAGCTTTTTAGCAGGAAATAGCTTTGATACGGTGGTCAAAGGCTTAAATGATTTTCCTCGAGACGAGTGGCCGCCTTTATTTATTCACACATTATTTAATGGCATGGTCATTATTGGCTCAGTCCTCATTTTGTTTGCGGTGCTAGCATTGCTTTACCGCAAAATTTTAAAACGAGAACATTATCCGAAGTGGCTCCTTTTTCTTTACTTATTCGGCGGGCCCCTTAGTCTATTGGCTATTGAGTTCGGCTGGATTTTTGCATGTACAGGCCGTCAGCCATGGGTCATTTATCGAATGCTCAAAACCTCAGAGGTCGTCACGTCATCAGGGTCAATCGGCACACTCTTTATCCTTTTTTCCATTGTCTATCTCATCTTAGGCATAGCAACTGTGATTGTGCTGACGTATTACTTTAGAAAACATTCGATTGAAGATGACCTACGGTTAACAGAATCTTAA
- a CDS encoding cytochrome d ubiquinol oxidase subunit II, which produces MDVTTDALIAITILWGFVFIYAVMASMDFGAGFWSMIYMNREQTKAANIANKYLSPTWEVTNVFIVAIVVALFSMFPGATFVLGTVLLIPGSIILLLLALRSGFLVFSHSLPKKYRKAVTYISGISGFIIPSILIMVLPITHGGFIFQENDVYSLDLGLVFTSANVYSFIGFAIFSTLFLSSLLLADFSNVADEDEAYSIYRRGALITGPLSLMMAFFIMLTLRSEANWLFTKMMQNIPILLVSLLMFLLAGLALFLPNSRFKNRKGRPRLAVIAITIQYFLASYVYGRAHLPYMAYPDITIMSGFTDPVTFRALFITYIVGFIILFPGFYFFWKLFMKDKRYIRQED; this is translated from the coding sequence ATGGATGTGACAACTGATGCACTCATTGCAATCACCATCTTATGGGGGTTCGTTTTTATCTATGCAGTGATGGCATCAATGGATTTCGGCGCAGGATTTTGGTCCATGATTTATATGAATAGAGAACAAACAAAGGCCGCTAATATCGCAAATAAGTACCTTTCACCAACATGGGAAGTAACAAACGTCTTTATTGTGGCAATTGTTGTTGCATTGTTTAGCATGTTTCCAGGTGCGACCTTCGTACTTGGTACCGTTTTATTAATACCCGGAAGCATCATATTATTGCTTCTTGCCCTGCGAAGCGGTTTTCTCGTGTTTTCTCATTCACTCCCTAAAAAATATCGAAAAGCAGTTACTTACATTTCAGGGATTAGCGGATTTATCATTCCCTCTATCCTCATCATGGTTCTCCCGATTACTCATGGTGGATTTATTTTTCAGGAGAACGACGTCTACTCATTAGATCTTGGACTAGTCTTTACGAGTGCAAATGTCTATTCTTTTATCGGCTTTGCCATTTTCAGCACCCTTTTTCTATCGTCTTTACTTTTAGCTGATTTCTCGAATGTGGCTGATGAGGATGAAGCCTACAGCATTTATAGAAGAGGTGCTCTCATTACGGGTCCACTTTCACTCATGATGGCCTTTTTCATCATGCTGACATTACGAAGCGAAGCGAATTGGCTGTTTACAAAAATGATGCAAAACATCCCTATTCTTCTTGTATCACTTCTGATGTTTTTACTGGCAGGACTGGCTCTATTTTTACCAAACAGCCGGTTTAAAAACCGAAAAGGTCGGCCACGTTTGGCAGTCATTGCGATTACCATTCAATATTTCTTAGCAAGCTACGTGTACGGACGTGCCCACTTGCCTTATATGGCCTATCCAGATATTACAATCATGTCTGGATTTACAGATCCTGTCACATTTAGAGCATTATTTATTACGTATATTGTAGGGTTTATCATCTTATTTCCGGGCTTCTATTTCTTCTGGAAATTATTTATGAAGGATAAGCGTTATATCCGCCAAGAGGATTAA
- a CDS encoding DUF1540 domain-containing protein, producing the protein MSQKILCEVNNCSYWNTGNRCGADAIYVVSHTGTTAEKSEETDCKTFKPQDL; encoded by the coding sequence ATGAGTCAAAAAATCCTTTGTGAAGTTAATAACTGTTCCTATTGGAATACCGGAAACCGTTGTGGTGCGGATGCAATTTATGTCGTCAGCCACACAGGAACTACGGCTGAAAAAAGTGAAGAAACGGATTGTAAAACGTTTAAACCACAAGATCTTTAA
- the menC gene encoding o-succinylbenzoate synthase, which translates to MIQIERVILYHVTMKLKQPFTTSLGTISEREFIIVEVKDQTGLTGWGEVSAFSSPWYTEETIETCYHMLRAFFIPNVLTRTFTHPSEIPDSLYQFKGNKMAKAGIEAAVWDIYAKRENKPLRDVLGGTRERIPSGVVAGLGPVDDMLKQIQQFMDQGYQRVKVKIKPGQDIGLLQKIREAFPDLPLMADANSAYQLKDISKLKQLDDIRLLMIEQPLAADDIVDHRHLQKHLKTPICLDESICSLDDARKAVELGSCQIINVKPSRVGGLTEALKIHTFSKEHHIPLWVGGMIETGISRAQNVALASLPQFTIPGDISASSKYWEQDIVFPEIKVENGFIEVPRSPGMGVEVDYQALRSFSDKIDVFTKHDFVK; encoded by the coding sequence ATGATTCAAATTGAACGAGTGATTTTATATCATGTCACAATGAAGCTCAAGCAGCCATTTACAACAAGTCTTGGCACCATTTCAGAGCGTGAGTTTATTATTGTTGAGGTAAAAGATCAAACAGGATTGACTGGATGGGGAGAGGTGTCGGCTTTTTCTTCTCCGTGGTATACAGAAGAAACCATTGAGACTTGCTATCACATGCTGAGAGCTTTCTTTATCCCGAATGTGCTGACACGCACTTTTACACATCCTTCAGAAATACCAGACAGCCTGTACCAGTTTAAAGGCAATAAGATGGCGAAAGCGGGAATTGAAGCGGCTGTTTGGGATATTTATGCGAAGCGTGAGAATAAGCCCTTACGCGACGTATTAGGCGGTACGAGAGAGAGAATACCGTCAGGCGTCGTGGCGGGATTAGGACCTGTAGACGACATGCTGAAGCAAATTCAGCAATTTATGGACCAAGGATATCAGCGTGTAAAGGTGAAAATTAAGCCGGGACAGGACATTGGACTTCTTCAAAAAATAAGAGAGGCTTTCCCTGACCTGCCATTAATGGCGGATGCAAACTCTGCTTATCAATTAAAGGATATCAGCAAGCTCAAGCAGCTCGACGACATTCGTTTATTAATGATTGAACAGCCACTAGCTGCAGATGATATCGTGGACCATCGACATTTACAAAAGCATTTAAAAACACCGATATGTTTGGATGAAAGTATTTGTTCTTTAGATGATGCTAGAAAAGCTGTAGAGCTTGGCAGCTGTCAAATTATAAATGTGAAGCCTTCACGAGTTGGTGGGCTGACAGAAGCCCTGAAAATCCATACGTTCAGTAAGGAGCATCATATTCCATTATGGGTTGGAGGGATGATTGAAACAGGTATTTCCCGCGCACAAAACGTGGCGCTTGCCTCTCTTCCTCAATTTACAATCCCAGGTGACATTTCAGCTTCGTCAAAATATTGGGAGCAGGATATCGTTTTTCCTGAAATTAAGGTTGAAAATGGGTTTATTGAAGTGCCTCGTTCCCCAGGAATGGGCGTAGAAGTGGATTATCAAGCGCTTCGTTCTTTCTCAGATAAAATTGATGTGTTTACAAAACATGATTTTGTGAAGTGA
- a CDS encoding o-succinylbenzoate--CoA ligase, with amino-acid sequence MMKQPNWLLHRAYLTPERVALIYKDKEWTFRDLADDVNELSNRLAHASLKKGETVGLLMNNQPQMVMLVHACFSLGLKIVLLNNKLTKAERRYQLEDAKAAALLTEPVYASDHKDDLPVYTMETLPDAGGDHERKMESEFDLNETATIMYTSGTTGRPKGVEQTFGNHFHSAVSSALNMGVKDADRWLIALPLFHISGLSALFKSVIYGMTVVLHQKFDVDEVKDSIEQHRVTMISVVQTMLSRLVSRLQECPSSLRCLLLGGGPAPFAMLQESKEKGFPVFQSYGMTETCSQIVTLAPEFSVEKLGSAGKPLFGCELKIQDGTRICRPFEHGEIMVKGANVMKGYLNREEATAAAFNQGWLKTGDIGYVDEDGFLFVLDRRSDLIISGGENIYPAEIEAVLLAHPHVKEAGVTGMYDDKWGEVPAAFLVTDQKIPENELYALCESHLAKYKWPAAFHFVDELPRNASNKLQRHRLRIKGVFR; translated from the coding sequence ATGATGAAGCAACCTAATTGGCTGCTGCACCGTGCTTATTTAACGCCAGAAAGAGTTGCGCTCATTTACAAGGATAAAGAGTGGACTTTCCGCGATTTAGCTGATGATGTCAATGAGCTTTCAAATAGACTTGCGCATGCATCATTAAAAAAGGGGGAAACGGTTGGACTTTTGATGAACAATCAGCCTCAAATGGTGATGCTCGTTCATGCTTGTTTTTCATTAGGATTAAAAATTGTTCTATTGAACAATAAGTTAACAAAAGCTGAAAGGCGCTATCAGCTTGAAGATGCAAAAGCTGCGGCTTTATTGACTGAACCTGTTTATGCAAGTGATCATAAGGATGACCTACCTGTTTATACAATGGAGACTCTACCTGATGCAGGTGGAGACCATGAAAGGAAAATGGAGAGCGAATTTGATTTGAATGAAACAGCGACTATCATGTATACATCTGGCACAACAGGACGCCCAAAAGGTGTAGAGCAAACGTTTGGCAATCATTTTCATAGTGCTGTTTCATCTGCACTGAATATGGGCGTTAAGGACGCTGACCGCTGGCTGATCGCACTGCCTCTTTTTCATATTAGTGGGTTATCCGCTTTATTTAAGTCTGTGATCTATGGGATGACGGTCGTGCTTCATCAGAAATTTGATGTCGATGAGGTAAAAGATTCAATTGAACAGCATCGTGTGACGATGATTTCTGTTGTTCAAACGATGTTATCTCGTTTAGTAAGCAGGTTGCAAGAATGTCCGTCTTCTTTGCGCTGTCTTTTATTAGGCGGAGGCCCTGCACCTTTTGCGATGCTGCAAGAAAGCAAAGAGAAGGGATTTCCTGTGTTTCAATCGTACGGTATGACGGAAACCTGTTCACAAATTGTGACCCTTGCGCCTGAATTTAGTGTAGAGAAGCTTGGATCAGCGGGGAAACCCCTTTTTGGGTGTGAGCTGAAAATTCAAGATGGTACACGTATTTGTCGTCCTTTTGAACATGGCGAAATTATGGTGAAAGGTGCAAATGTCATGAAAGGGTACCTTAACCGTGAAGAAGCGACCGCGGCTGCCTTTAATCAAGGCTGGCTGAAAACCGGTGATATTGGCTATGTGGATGAGGACGGGTTCTTATTTGTGCTTGACCGCCGTTCAGATTTAATTATTTCTGGCGGTGAGAATATTTATCCTGCGGAAATTGAAGCGGTTCTGCTAGCACATCCGCATGTAAAGGAAGCCGGAGTGACGGGTATGTATGATGATAAATGGGGAGAGGTACCGGCCGCATTTCTTGTCACAGACCAAAAGATACCGGAGAATGAGCTCTATGCTTTATGTGAGTCGCATTTAGCAAAATATAAATGGCCCGCTGCTTTTCATTTTGTGGACGAGCTGCCAAGAAATGCGTCGAATAAATTGCAGAGGCACAGACTCAGGATCAAAGGGGTTTTTAGATGA
- the menB gene encoding 1,4-dihydroxy-2-naphthoyl-CoA synthase, which yields MAIEWQTERQYDEILYETYNGIAKITINRPHVHNAFTPKTVSELIDAFSRARDNSNVGVIVLAGAGGKAFCSGGDQKVRGHGGYVGDDQIPRLNVLDLQRLIRVIPKPVVAMVAGYAIGGGHVLHIVCDLTIAADNAIFGQTGPKVGSFDAGYGSGYLARIVGHKKAREIWYLCRQYNAQEALDMGLVNTVVPLEQLEEETVKWCEEMLEKSPTALRFLKAAFNADTDGLAGIQQFAGDATLLYYTTDEAKEGRDSFKEKRKPDFGQFPRFP from the coding sequence ATGGCTATTGAATGGCAAACTGAGCGTCAATATGACGAAATTTTATATGAAACGTACAATGGGATTGCAAAGATTACGATTAATCGTCCACATGTACATAATGCGTTTACACCAAAGACTGTAAGTGAATTAATTGACGCATTTTCACGTGCTCGTGATAATTCAAATGTTGGTGTGATCGTACTTGCAGGTGCTGGCGGTAAAGCATTCTGTTCTGGTGGAGATCAAAAAGTACGCGGTCATGGCGGTTACGTAGGAGACGATCAAATTCCGCGTCTAAATGTATTAGACTTACAGCGTTTGATTCGTGTCATTCCAAAACCGGTCGTTGCGATGGTTGCAGGCTATGCAATCGGAGGCGGACACGTTCTTCACATAGTGTGTGACCTGACAATTGCAGCAGATAATGCGATTTTTGGACAAACTGGTCCAAAAGTAGGCAGCTTTGATGCTGGTTATGGTTCAGGCTACCTTGCACGTATTGTTGGTCATAAGAAAGCGAGAGAAATCTGGTACTTATGCCGTCAATATAATGCACAAGAAGCGCTTGATATGGGACTTGTCAACACAGTTGTACCATTAGAGCAGCTTGAAGAAGAAACAGTGAAGTGGTGTGAGGAAATGCTAGAAAAGAGCCCAACTGCTTTACGATTCTTGAAGGCTGCATTTAATGCAGATACGGATGGACTAGCTGGTATTCAACAATTTGCAGGAGATGCGACACTTCTTTATTACACAACAGATGAAGCAAAAGAAGGGCGCGATTCCTTTAAGGAAAAACGCAAACCGGACTTCGGTCAGTTCCCGCGTTTCCCTTGA
- the menH gene encoding 2-succinyl-6-hydroxy-2,4-cyclohexadiene-1-carboxylate synthase produces the protein MPSLIIRLRDGVAYEVVDQNPSADNATLCLHGFTGSADSWSFLNAYMKNTRLIQVSLLGHGKTDSPANVRRYAMSQQLADLVEILNQLKLHKVNILGYSMGGRIALSFASRYPDRVNKLILESASPGLLTFPERMARIKHDHQLAQKLRHEGLVKFIDFWESIPLFASQKTLSAETQAQLREGRLKADPLGLARSLEGIGTGSQPSVWKALKHMNLPVLLICGTLDEKFCKIAKRMQQELEGSQFILAEQAGHTVHVEQPYFFGKIVSEFITQD, from the coding sequence ATGCCTTCTCTCATAATACGGTTGCGTGATGGTGTGGCGTACGAGGTGGTGGATCAGAATCCATCGGCTGACAATGCCACATTATGCTTACATGGCTTTACTGGAAGCGCGGATTCTTGGTCGTTCTTGAATGCTTATATGAAGAACACAAGATTGATACAGGTCAGCTTACTTGGCCACGGTAAAACGGATTCTCCAGCAAATGTGAGAAGGTATGCAATGTCACAGCAGCTGGCAGATCTTGTAGAGATATTAAATCAATTAAAGCTTCACAAAGTGAATATTCTCGGATATTCTATGGGAGGGCGTATTGCCTTATCATTTGCCTCTCGTTATCCAGATCGTGTCAACAAATTGATTCTTGAGAGTGCCTCTCCAGGGCTACTCACTTTTCCTGAGCGGATGGCAAGAATCAAACATGATCACCAGCTCGCGCAGAAATTGAGACATGAAGGTTTAGTGAAGTTTATCGATTTTTGGGAGAGTATTCCACTGTTTGCATCGCAGAAAACTTTGTCAGCGGAAACACAGGCTCAATTGAGAGAGGGAAGGCTGAAAGCTGATCCACTTGGGCTGGCTCGCAGTTTAGAGGGTATAGGAACAGGTTCACAGCCCTCTGTTTGGAAGGCATTAAAGCATATGAATTTGCCTGTTTTGTTGATTTGCGGAACGCTTGATGAAAAGTTCTGCAAGATCGCCAAACGTATGCAGCAGGAGCTTGAAGGCAGTCAATTTATATTAGCTGAGCAGGCTGGGCATACAGTTCATGTGGAACAACCATATTTTTTTGGTAAAATAGTAAGTGAGTTTATTACGCAAGATTAG
- the menD gene encoding 2-succinyl-5-enolpyruvyl-6-hydroxy-3-cyclohexene-1-carboxylic-acid synthase gives MNNQVMTTYIGRLMNEFVQGGVNEAVVCPGSRSTPLAMLALAHRDINVHVLVDERSAAFYALGLAKASQTPVLLICTSGTAAANFYPAIVEAHYSRVPLIVLTADRPHELREVGAPQAIDQQFLFGKFVKWFTDLALPEESQAMLRYVQTAAARANYMSTQEPKGPVQVNVPLREPLLPDLSIDPFKREEIDTKKVLGAGQAFPNDRLMSEIMTVMNQSTKGMIVCGELHTEEEKEAVLRLSKALHVPILADPLSHLRNGHEHADLIIDAYDSLLKDEALQQHLLPDMVIRFGPMPVSKPLFKWLEKHAEVNQMVVDAAGGFRDPGLSASYIIESDVVAFVDEVLNRADELKDTSFLKRWQDVNSSFRTHASSYSDEDLSFEGNVYRQLQHLLPKESILFIGNSMPIRDVDTFFEVQSKPFRMMANRGANGIDGVVSTALGTYAALKQPVTLVIGDLSFYHDMNGLLAAKLMDIPLTVVLLNNDGGGIFSFLPQASDEPYYEKLFGTPTGLNFEYASKLYGGTYSKPSTKQELHDVYMAHIEEPGLHLIEIETDRHSRVSKHRQMMDDILEEVKKECLLS, from the coding sequence TTGAATAATCAAGTTATGACAACATATATTGGCAGATTGATGAATGAGTTTGTCCAAGGTGGTGTAAATGAGGCAGTTGTCTGCCCTGGTTCTCGTTCAACCCCACTTGCGATGCTAGCACTTGCCCACCGAGACATCAATGTCCATGTATTAGTGGATGAACGGTCTGCTGCTTTTTATGCGCTTGGTCTTGCAAAAGCAAGTCAAACACCAGTACTGCTTATCTGTACTTCAGGTACGGCAGCTGCTAACTTTTACCCAGCTATTGTAGAGGCACATTATTCACGTGTACCACTGATTGTTTTAACTGCTGATCGGCCGCACGAATTGAGGGAAGTTGGGGCACCTCAAGCGATTGATCAGCAATTCTTATTCGGTAAGTTTGTTAAATGGTTCACAGACTTAGCATTGCCAGAAGAGAGTCAGGCGATGCTGCGTTATGTTCAGACGGCTGCGGCAAGAGCAAATTATATGTCAACGCAAGAGCCGAAGGGACCCGTCCAGGTCAATGTCCCATTGAGAGAACCTTTGCTTCCTGATTTGTCTATTGATCCTTTTAAGCGAGAAGAAATAGACACGAAAAAAGTATTAGGAGCAGGACAGGCTTTCCCAAATGATCGTTTGATGTCTGAAATCATGACGGTCATGAACCAATCGACAAAAGGCATGATTGTGTGTGGTGAACTTCATACGGAGGAAGAGAAAGAGGCAGTGTTACGTCTTTCGAAAGCCTTGCATGTTCCGATATTAGCTGACCCGCTTTCTCATTTACGAAATGGGCATGAGCATGCAGATCTTATTATTGATGCGTATGATTCGTTATTGAAGGATGAAGCATTGCAGCAGCATCTATTACCTGATATGGTCATTCGTTTTGGACCGATGCCTGTGTCTAAACCTCTCTTTAAATGGCTGGAAAAGCACGCGGAAGTGAATCAAATGGTCGTTGATGCTGCGGGAGGCTTTCGAGATCCTGGGTTAAGTGCTTCATACATCATTGAAAGCGATGTGGTAGCTTTTGTAGATGAAGTATTAAATAGAGCGGATGAACTAAAGGATACAAGTTTTCTAAAACGCTGGCAAGATGTTAATTCTTCATTCAGGACGCATGCATCCTCTTATTCTGATGAGGACTTGTCATTTGAGGGGAATGTGTACCGTCAGCTTCAGCATCTTTTGCCAAAAGAGAGTATTCTTTTTATCGGAAATAGTATGCCGATTCGTGATGTGGATACATTTTTTGAAGTACAATCGAAGCCTTTTCGGATGATGGCCAATCGAGGAGCCAATGGTATTGACGGCGTTGTGTCTACAGCACTCGGTACGTATGCGGCATTGAAACAGCCCGTTACCTTAGTGATTGGAGATTTATCATTTTATCATGACATGAATGGTCTCCTTGCAGCTAAGCTGATGGACATTCCGCTGACGGTTGTTTTGTTAAACAATGATGGAGGAGGCATCTTTTCTTTCCTTCCACAAGCGTCTGATGAACCGTATTATGAAAAGCTCTTTGGTACACCGACTGGACTGAATTTTGAGTATGCTTCGAAGCTGTATGGGGGAACCTATTCAAAACCGTCAACGAAACAAGAATTACATGATGTGTACATGGCGCATATAGAAGAGCCTGGACTTCATTTAATTGAAATTGAAACAGATCGACATTCCCGTGTAAGCAAGCATCGTCAAATGATGGATGACATATTGGAAGAAGTGAAAAAAGAATGCCTTCTCTCATAA